Genomic window (Lycium barbarum isolate Lr01 chromosome 2, ASM1917538v2, whole genome shotgun sequence):
ATTATTTTAAATGAAATGTCAGTTCGCTTCATAAATGGAAATAATAACAAAGGGCTACAAGTGTCCATTCATAAGCACAACAAAAATGAAGCCAAAATTATCTAAGTTGGGCTCACACAGTAGTTGAGTAAAAGACACGATCACCAAACAAGTTTTTTTCATTTAATTCAGCCATCACCAAAGCTGACGCCTGTAATTTAAGATTGACATAGATGGGCGATTGATTGATTTAATAAGAGCCATAGCCAAAAAGATTAATCAGTAAAATGTACACATTATGTACAAGCAAGAACTAGAACAACACTAGCATACTTTTACTAACAAGTCACAACTTGGTAGATTGCAGCTCTAGATCCAGTGAACGCAACCAATTTCGTTCGTTAAAGCTATTGTCTTAAAAAATATCagcaaatataaaaaatatatagatTCTGCATTAGCAAAGTTCCCTTTGAGTAAAAAAGATGAGATCTTTTTGTTAAATGTAAGCAAAATAATGACCAGTTTTATGTCAAACAATAAAGCACTAAATTAGGCGCATGATTCTGCTTCAGAAACAACTCACAAAGGACGCATTTGTAAGACACGGATTACTCTCCAAGCAAGATATTTATCGCGTGCAAATCCATAAAAGAAACTATCTTTTTCCACTGTCTGCACATTTCGCATAATAATTATACTCAGGATAACTAAATAGCAAGGATACTATATATTCCTTGTTTTGATAAGGTAATAACAAGTAGtgctatatacatatatctaaTCGAGAGACACAGACATATGAAAAGACATTTTTATTCTTAAAGCTTAGAAATATGCAAAATACTAAGATATAAATGTATGAAacacaaagaaaaaagaaaagaatagcAAGCAAACCTTTTGATGGCATAATTGCAAGCCTTGTATAGTTTCTGTTTGGAATCCGACAATATATGCATGTGACAGAACCTCGTAAGCGCCATTGCCTTCGACTTGCAGCCATGAACCCCACACGTATTACCGTTAACCACATTGCTATTATCCTCATCTTTATTATTCTTATCTTCATCTTCCTGAAATGCACTCATTCCAAATTTCCAGCAATACTCTCTGTGCTTGAGCTTAACTTCCTCCATTAACGACCTGGTAGGAAAATAACATTTTTTATTTCTAAATTATTGGTAAGTTATACATCATGTTTATCTTTCAATAAATTAAAGGCATAATAcatagatagacacttaaactttgcCTGTACAGGCAACTAAACACTCCAACTTTGATAATGcacatctagacacctcaactcGTCCCCACTATGTCAGTTGAATActtcaacttacaaaatgatcatctagacacctctaAAGTTTATGTGTCACGTCATGCCACGTCAGCATAGCATCGGGTGTCCACTAGATACAAGTGAGACGAGTTGAAGTGTCTAAATGTGTATTCTCAGCGTTGGAATGTTTAGTTGCAAGTTGAGGTCAAGTTAAGGTATCTGattatgtattatgcctaaaTTAAAATGCACTCCCTCTTAATTtaattgtcttagtttgactaggcaccgagttttaaaaataaagagagaatcttgtgatcctaaattaaagataggttaaatgtaccaaaatgccctcTTAAATATGTCATCTGGAAAGTCGGAATTTGATAGTTATCTGAAaaggaaagagacattcttttttttgggggggaaaTTAACACTATTGTTTAtggagaaaatatttacccgaaatgACCCATATTTCTAATATTACCCGAAATGGGcctttatacattattatacacttttataaaagtttatattttgtctacagtaagtgtataatgttgtatatcacGTGTACAAACATTGTTGCCAAAAAAAGTTGGCTATGTGGATGTAAATTAAAATATGGCTACATTTTTATGCTGGATTTTACGTTATTGAAATTATCCCTTCTTTTTTAAATGGACTAAATAGGAAAGTagttatacattattatacacttttatacaggtttatacattgtctacagtaagTGTACAATGTCGTATGTATAAACAAtgttccccaaaaaaaaaaaaagtaaatatggTTACatggatgtaatattttatgccGGATTGTACATTATTGAAATTATCCCTTCTTTACTAAAGAGACTAAatagaaaagtaagacaaacaaattgaaacagagtaATTACAAAAAATGCACAATTTCAATTAATACGAAAGTGCACAATTACAAAAAATGCACAATTTTATAaaggtttatacattgtctacagcaagtgtataatgttgtatattattgaaatgaAACAGAGTAATTACATGGATGTACAGTAAATATGGTTACATAGATGTAATGTTTTATGCTGGATTGcatattattgaaattatcccttcttttttttattttttaaacggactaaatAAGAAAGTAAGAggaacaaattgaaacagagtaATTACAAAAAATGCACAATTTCAATTAATGAAAAAGTGTTTACCAGTAACAATCTCTATATATACGTTGTAATTGCTTAGTCCTTCGATGCCTTCGTTTTAAAACTTCGATTCGGGTCAAAAATTTGGACCGGGCCAAAATAGCATCTTCTTCACATCCATCAATTTTGATCACcggaattgaagaagaagaagatggacGGGTCGGGTCGGGCATATCGGGTTCTAATGAAGTGATACGTGAATTGTTGGTTGTTGATCTGTTGAAATTGATGGGGGGTTTTATGTCAATTTTGTTAGGGTTAGGGTTAGGGTTAAGATTTGAATTGGGGTTTATTTGACGGTGGTGATTGGCGGTGGTGGTGGTGGATTGAGTGGTGGCCGGGGACATTTTATGTGGGGGTGATGATTTTGAAGGATTTTAATGGTTGAGTTATTAATGCAATCAATTTAACAAACGACACAGTAGTACAACGCcgaaaaatatttaaaatgaaaAGTGTAATAGGGACTTTAGATCCCTTTGATTATTACTAAATTCTGATTTATTTAGTCCTTATATGTATGACTAAGTACATTACTCTTTAATCAATTGAAAAGTACATTTTGAATTTCTTTATTTTGTAATATTTATAAATTTATCATAATTATTTATTATTCCATCGTTTAATTACTCACATATTTTGTTATTATTTCTATATTTGACGGTATTATAAATTTATAAATAGTTAAATATACAGAAAAAAGGGTAAGTATAACCCTCGTTGTAGGTTGGGTCCAAATATACTTTAGACACAAATATACCTTTCATTATTAAAGTTGACCAAAGTGGACAGGTGACATTGACATTTTGGTAAGGTGGACGCCACGTGGCACACCACCTCACaccccaacccacattttcactACCATTGTCTATCTTCACCATCTCCGCCATACAATGACAACCGCTATCGTTAACATATTCAATATCTTCTTGAATGCAGATTAACATACGAGGAGAAAGATGATGTGTATGACAATCTTACTTGAAATCATATCGGGATGGACAATCGATACTAAAAAAGATATAGACGTTTCTAAAGACATTGTAAGAGTCACTTATTCTTTACGAAAAGATTCGTGTCATTGAGTTGAAGCACTATTTTTCTAAAAACCTTTATTCGTTGTTCTTATTGCAGCTAATAGTTAGCTTAACAGCTGACGAAATAGCTTGGAGGAACATTATTGATCCAACAGTTCGGAATGAATGTTCAGATGGTTTGCTTAGGAAATTAATGGAGCTATGCATAAGATGTCTTTTCGGACGAACCATCGGGATGTCCTTTGGTGGAAGACTTGATATGGATCTATCCCAGACGAGTATTGAACGAGTTAATTACAGTAGCGGCTGTTGTCATTGTATGGCGGAGATGGGTGGTAGCGCCAGCGAAAATGGTAAATATAGTTTGAGGGGCGTGGTGACAGTGGAAGTGAAGATGTGGGTTGGGGGTGTGAGGTGGCAGGCCACATGTCCACGTTTGTCAACTTTAACGGTGGAGGGATATATTTGTGTCCAAAGTATAACATGAGAGGTATAGTTAGACCCAacgtataacgaggggtatatttgacacttttccgatagtacagggtatatttgacccttttccatttAATATAACATATTTTCTATATGAAAGGACAAAAACATATGCTATAAGTAATTGAAACAACTAAACATGTTTAGTCATGTATCACAAAGATAAAAACGAATCTACCAATAAGAAGACCAATAGTGTTAGTTTTCACATAAAAAGGTTTTGAATTACAAAGAATACACAAAATGTAGCAAATAACATCTAACAGTGACAGTGCATAATCGTCGCTATTACCTCTGCTGCACAAGCAGAGGAGATAGGTGGCGGGAAGAGAGAGCTAAATGGGTTAGGGTAGTGAGATGGCATGCCACGTGATGTCCCCTCACCGACTTGTCAGTGCCGTGTCATTCTAttgtccaccttggacaatttTAATGGATGAGGGGTATATAGACCGAAAGTATAACGATAGGAGTATATTTGCACCCAAAGGATAACGAGGAGTATATTTGAACCTTTCTCGATAGTACGGGATATATTTGGCCATTTTTCGTTCATCATAACTATTTTTATGCAGATTATTAAAGAGGCAAGTCGATCAGTCCAGTTTTGCCATTGGAGAGGCACTTAGCAGCCAAATGCGAGCACACTCGTTTTTTTACGTTCGAAATGTCATAGATACGGCTGTACAAAGAAAATCTATAAACCGCACCAAACCTATTATTTAAGTCAAATCGATAAAAAAGCAGTTACATATCCAGGACCTTTGACACAAATAGACGCGTCAGAAGTTCCATGTAGATTACTTCTCAATacaatttctttcaaattcattaaaATTTCATGTATCGATTCTTGAATGCCCATTATGGTAGAATATTCATGTGGGACTTTCTCAGATTTTACACGTGTGATACATGTTCCTTCTATTTCTCCAAGTAAAGCTCTTCGCATCGCAATGCATATTGTGTCGGCTTGGCATTTCATAAGTGGAGATAGAATAAAGCATCCataattgtcacgccccaaaacccatcctagacgtgaccggcatccgacgtcatgaacaacatcgaaagaacctaaaagatgcaataacaacacttgaacccgccaggttaaATATTCACCTccaatagtttataaaataaatacaatcaaatcatgatatatgaattaaatcagcggaagtctttaatattataaaacttaatcaaaacgtgaccaacgcccaagagttaaacaaaactcaacaactacccacaagaatgtgtactattgagcttctaagataaaagaATAATTTGTTTGACAtgtcgggacgcagcccgaaaaactagaatagtaaataaatatgataaggggtgtcccatgaatgaacatgtgggctcaccaagtcaacaacaacaacaagtccttcttaAGTGttttgagtatcaagaacctgctcttctccgttacctaccatactatcaaaaacaacaatggtatgcctgagtacttcgtactcagtgagtgtctaaggggcaatagttaacaaaacaagatataatgaataaaatcaataaaatgatatcaatgaaaataacagttcaaacccaggaataaagtaagTCAGATACATTGAAGAGTCATCACAGAATCCAACAACGAAGGACACATTAACTTagctccttaccatttaccagtccaagtatttcacttacgaattcactATCAccgcaagccactcacaggcaataagatacgaaacaagccactcacaggctaatcaaagtacgaaacaagccactcacaggctgattaatcaatcgatactccgggtcaggaaaccacggaggctaatcgtcctctggactagcacgacaatagatactccgggataggaagcaacggaggctaaacTGGCATAGCtatagatactccggtctaggaagatacggaggctaatcgtcctctggactagcacaacaatagatactccggtctaggaagatacggaggctaatcgtcctctggactagcacaacaatagatactccgggctaggaagcaacgaaggacaatcgtcctctggactgacacaacaatactcgtatcgatacgttaggatccataacggctaatcgtcctctagactagcatagcttgcccatacaggcccaaacacaagaCTAGCATAGCTTGCCCATACAGTCCCAAACACAAACataatacaaatcatggcatattactgaatcatcaatcatggcttagagccgaatctcacttctcaagtcatcatctcaaaatagaggcatttcaagtcataaccgatttagaatcttattcgaatctcttattcaattttcaagttcaagaagTCCATTCAACggcaaaacaagtttaaggtccaacttttagaaaaataagttcaatcatccaataatgggaaaatcgaatttcacaaagtagtatagttcatataaggttcgatgcgggcttgaccctatacacacatgaccttgtctaaaagaaatcatctttaattccaaaagaacttccaccagACAAGAGTTAtgacttatacaaacaatcaagggaggattctcaaatacaaatcatgctttcacaatacaaacgtacttcaaaagtagacatacttgaaaagacgatttttgaaatagagacatacttcaagaaagatttttggaaatctagacatacctcaaatccagctcaaacgcactttccaagattcaataatcacattaaaatggttttagatgagaaatattagagctttaatctaattctacccatataccccttttatagaaaaactagggttttcatgtctagaatgtgttcttgaacacttcatgaatcaatcatggattcttatcccataggataacctacactagtctaaaccctttcaataacatcagaaaagtcaaggatcataccttattgaaggaatcTCAACGTCTCTAAACGTCCCTTTCTTCctctctttcttgggtttcaagaatctagggtttttgaaagatgaactagtgttaatttgatgctagattgatgaagtaatgatgggaattgat
Coding sequences:
- the LOC132625477 gene encoding uncharacterized protein LOC132625477; translated protein: MSPATTQSTTTTANHHRQINPNSNLNPNPNPNKIDIKPPINFNRSTTNNSRITSLEPDMPDPTRPSSSSSIPVIKIDGCEEDAILARSKFLTRIEVLKRRHRRTKQLQRIYRDCYWSLMEEVKLKHREYCWKFGMSAFQEDEDKNNKDEDNSNVVNGNTCGVHGCKSKAMALTRFCHMHILSDSKQKLYKACNYAIKSSPTGPILCGKPILRSTVPSYCALHFQKAEKHVTRALKKAGLNVSNTSKLAPKFHVIVAEYVSQIQNRRRAAQKANLEIAEVKEENSS